In Actinoplanes derwentensis, the following proteins share a genomic window:
- a CDS encoding SDR family oxidoreductase codes for MTTSHEELVLISGASTGMGAAAARELAGRGYHVLAGVRREADFLHGPNLESVFLDVTDPAQIEAVARRIATDPRRRPLRAVINNAGIAINAPVELLSMDEWRRQFEVNFFGHVAVTKAVLPALHASSGRVVNISSVGGKVALPTYGAYAGAKFAMEGMSDALRRELAPHGVQVVVVEPGGVQTEMTGHGIDRMQKTIATMSATERTRYGALLQAIINQATAFTASGLPAERAGRIIADATTARRPRARYTIGRDAAVLTRLPRLLTDRLLDRMMAASLRPHFPKSV; via the coding sequence ATGACAACGTCACATGAAGAGCTGGTCCTGATCAGCGGCGCCTCCACCGGCATGGGTGCGGCCGCCGCCCGCGAACTGGCCGGCCGCGGTTACCACGTGCTCGCCGGGGTCCGCCGCGAGGCCGACTTCCTCCACGGCCCGAACCTCGAATCGGTGTTCCTCGACGTCACCGACCCGGCTCAGATCGAGGCCGTCGCCCGCCGCATCGCCACCGACCCGCGCCGCCGCCCGCTGCGCGCCGTGATCAACAACGCCGGCATCGCCATCAACGCACCGGTCGAGCTGCTCTCGATGGACGAGTGGCGACGCCAGTTCGAGGTCAACTTCTTCGGCCACGTCGCGGTCACCAAAGCCGTCCTGCCGGCTCTGCACGCCAGCTCCGGCCGGGTGGTGAACATCAGCTCGGTCGGCGGGAAGGTCGCGCTGCCCACCTACGGCGCGTACGCCGGGGCGAAGTTCGCCATGGAGGGCATGAGCGACGCCCTGCGCCGGGAGCTGGCGCCGCACGGCGTGCAGGTGGTCGTCGTCGAGCCCGGCGGTGTGCAGACCGAGATGACCGGCCACGGCATCGACCGGATGCAGAAGACCATCGCCACGATGTCGGCGACCGAGCGCACCCGCTACGGCGCCCTGTTGCAGGCGATCATCAACCAGGCCACCGCGTTCACCGCATCGGGCCTGCCCGCCGAGCGCGCCGGCCGGATCATCGCCGACGCCACCACCGCACGCCGCCCGCGCGCCCGCTACACCATCGGCCGGGACGCGGCCGTCCTCACCCGGCTCCCCCGCCTGCTCACCGACCGTCTGCTGGACCGGATGATGGCGGCCAGCCTGCGCCCGCACTTCCCCAAATCCGTCTAA
- a CDS encoding arginine/lysine/ornithine decarboxylase — MPFPVTIVTPAEGLTGSRQPLELLEAALDRAGLGLRHFDDEGPLAQIARTSSAVICALQSEKAAAGFVRAVRRHNDRIPILLYGDQLTAREIPQAVLSRIDGVVNAYEDTPDFLARKIKREVSHYLGQLAPPFFAALMRYASDGAYSWHCPGHSGGTAFLKSPVGTLFHDFFGENLLRADVCNAVEELGQLLDHTGPIADSERLAARTFRADYLYFVTNGTSTSNKIVWNSLVGPGDIVAVDRNCHKSVLHAIVLTGAVPIYLMPTRNKAGIIGPIPRSEFSREALQAKIDASPLIADKTRRIRLLALTQSTYDGIVYRADAVKASLDGVVDALHFDEAWLPHAPFHELYDGMHGVANDRERTGRTVVYATQSTHKLLAGLSQASQILVQDTTGGHFDERVFAQAYRMHTSTSPQYAIIASCDVSAEMMAGRRGPALVEETITEAMEFRRAVIRTGEELADWWFGVWGPDTPARTGLPDRAEWELTTDADWHGFDRVDDGFTMLDPIKVTLMTPGLTVHGAFSEPGTPGIPGIVLARYLAEHGVVVEKTGLYSLFVLFTIGITKGRWNSLVAELHRFKSAYDGNAVIDRLMPAFTAEFPGYAGRRLRDLCDDLHATYRDADLAELTTAIYTEPVEQVTVPGDAWSAMAAGRVEHVPVDELAGRTTAVLLTPYPPGIPLLVPGERVSATIVRFLQHEQALAVRWPGFTGITHGITDIGTGRTVACLESPPAV; from the coding sequence GTGCCGTTTCCGGTCACGATCGTCACGCCCGCGGAAGGGCTGACCGGTTCGCGGCAGCCGCTGGAGTTGCTCGAAGCCGCCCTGGACCGGGCCGGCCTGGGGCTTCGGCACTTCGACGACGAGGGGCCGCTGGCGCAGATCGCCCGGACGAGTTCGGCGGTGATCTGCGCGTTGCAGTCGGAGAAGGCGGCGGCCGGGTTCGTGCGGGCGGTCCGGCGGCACAACGACCGGATCCCGATCCTGCTGTACGGCGATCAGCTGACCGCCCGGGAGATTCCGCAGGCGGTGCTGTCGCGGATCGACGGTGTGGTCAACGCGTACGAGGACACTCCCGACTTCTTGGCCCGGAAGATCAAACGCGAGGTCAGCCACTATCTCGGGCAGCTGGCTCCGCCGTTCTTCGCGGCTCTGATGCGTTATGCCAGTGACGGCGCCTACTCCTGGCACTGTCCGGGGCATTCCGGTGGCACCGCGTTTCTGAAGAGTCCGGTCGGCACCCTGTTCCACGACTTCTTCGGGGAGAACCTGCTGCGTGCCGACGTGTGCAACGCGGTGGAGGAGCTGGGGCAGCTGCTCGATCACACCGGCCCGATCGCCGACAGCGAGCGGCTCGCCGCCCGGACGTTTCGTGCCGATTACCTGTACTTCGTCACCAACGGGACCTCCACCTCCAACAAGATCGTGTGGAATTCGCTGGTCGGGCCGGGTGACATCGTGGCCGTGGACCGCAACTGTCACAAGTCGGTGCTGCATGCGATCGTGCTCACCGGGGCCGTCCCGATCTATCTGATGCCGACCCGCAACAAGGCCGGCATCATCGGGCCGATCCCGCGCAGCGAGTTCTCCCGCGAGGCGCTGCAGGCCAAGATCGACGCCAGTCCGCTGATCGCCGACAAGACCCGGCGGATCCGGCTGCTGGCGCTGACCCAGTCCACCTACGACGGGATCGTCTACCGCGCCGACGCGGTGAAGGCGAGCCTGGACGGGGTGGTCGACGCCCTGCACTTCGACGAGGCCTGGCTGCCGCACGCCCCGTTCCACGAGCTGTATGACGGCATGCACGGGGTCGCCAACGACCGCGAGCGCACCGGCCGGACCGTCGTCTACGCCACCCAGTCCACCCACAAGCTGCTCGCCGGACTGTCCCAGGCGTCGCAGATCCTGGTTCAGGACACCACCGGCGGGCACTTCGACGAGCGGGTGTTCGCCCAGGCTTATCGGATGCACACCAGTACCAGCCCTCAGTACGCGATCATCGCCAGTTGTGACGTGTCCGCCGAGATGATGGCCGGGCGACGTGGTCCGGCCCTGGTGGAGGAGACGATCACCGAGGCGATGGAGTTCCGGCGGGCCGTCATCCGTACCGGCGAGGAGCTTGCGGATTGGTGGTTCGGCGTCTGGGGGCCGGACACTCCGGCGCGGACCGGGCTGCCGGACCGGGCCGAGTGGGAACTCACCACGGACGCCGACTGGCACGGCTTCGACCGGGTCGACGACGGTTTCACCATGCTCGACCCGATCAAGGTCACCCTGATGACACCGGGCCTGACCGTGCACGGCGCGTTCAGCGAACCCGGCACGCCCGGCATCCCGGGCATCGTGCTGGCCCGCTACCTCGCCGAACACGGGGTAGTGGTGGAGAAGACCGGGCTCTACTCGCTGTTCGTGCTGTTCACCATCGGCATCACCAAAGGGCGCTGGAACTCGCTGGTCGCGGAGTTGCACCGGTTCAAGAGCGCGTACGACGGCAATGCCGTGATCGACCGTCTGATGCCGGCGTTCACCGCCGAGTTCCCCGGTTATGCCGGGCGGCGGCTGCGGGACCTGTGCGACGACCTGCACGCCACCTATCGGGACGCCGACCTGGCCGAACTGACCACGGCGATCTACACCGAGCCGGTCGAGCAGGTGACCGTTCCGGGTGACGCGTGGTCAGCGATGGCGGCCGGCCGGGTCGAGCACGTGCCGGTGGACGAGCTGGCCGGGCGTACGACGGCGGTGTTGCTGACCCCCTATCCGCCGGGCATCCCGCTGCTGGTCCCCGGAGAGCGGGTCAGCGCGACGATCGTCCGGTTCCTGCAGCACGAGCAGGCTCTGGCGGTGCGGTGGCCGGGCTTCACCGGCATCACCCACGGCATCACCGACATCGGCACCGGCCGCACCGTCGCCTGCCTGGAGTCTCCGCCGGCGGTTTAG
- a CDS encoding amidase family protein, producing MSGSGGGVGPLAAAAAVRAGGRTPVELVEKALAAAEALDPVLHFAESLDPAGALAAARRVSPELPLAGVPFLIKSGTAAGSPVVTRLVAAGAIPIGVSTRNRPGTDSQTHGWNGTDYTRNPWDLTRSPGGSSAGAAAAVAAGVVPLATGGDSGGSLRIPAAFCGVTGFKGSAGRVPRPGRPLIGLAVSGLIGADLDDVVTATSLISGPERCDPSASPFWPVPVTEPGRRLRVAFLTSFGRGTADSAVAAVVRDRIAAGMSLEGPAGLDLVGVVLDLAAPEDAWDTLAALDAGRGVSGDQVRHATELRRAADRALADVFDTVDAIVTPTTLTVAHPYDGPVTSDFVGDLCWDFNITGHPAVSVPAGLAEGLPVGLQVVAGHGRDDVAVTVARLLRVTLPPPPVSA from the coding sequence GTGTCTGGCAGTGGTGGTGGAGTGGGCCCGCTGGCTGCCGCGGCGGCGGTGCGGGCGGGCGGGCGTACTCCCGTTGAACTCGTGGAAAAGGCACTGGCCGCGGCCGAGGCGCTCGACCCGGTGCTGCACTTCGCCGAGAGCCTCGATCCGGCCGGCGCCCTCGCGGCGGCCCGGCGGGTATCGCCCGAGCTGCCGCTCGCCGGAGTGCCGTTTCTGATCAAATCCGGTACCGCCGCCGGTTCCCCGGTCGTGACCCGGCTGGTGGCGGCCGGAGCGATCCCGATCGGTGTCTCCACCCGCAACCGGCCCGGCACCGATTCACAGACCCACGGGTGGAACGGCACCGACTACACCCGCAACCCGTGGGACCTGACGCGATCACCGGGCGGCTCGTCGGCGGGCGCGGCGGCGGCCGTCGCCGCGGGCGTCGTGCCGCTCGCGACCGGCGGCGACAGCGGCGGATCCCTGCGGATCCCGGCGGCCTTCTGCGGGGTCACCGGCTTCAAGGGCAGCGCCGGGCGGGTGCCCCGGCCCGGCCGGCCGCTGATCGGGCTGGCGGTCTCCGGCCTGATCGGCGCCGACCTGGACGACGTGGTGACCGCGACCAGCCTGATCAGCGGCCCGGAGCGGTGCGATCCGTCGGCTTCGCCGTTCTGGCCGGTCCCGGTGACCGAACCGGGCCGGCGCCTGCGGGTCGCTTTCCTGACCAGTTTCGGACGCGGCACCGCAGATTCCGCAGTGGCCGCGGTAGTCCGGGACCGCATCGCCGCCGGGATGTCGCTGGAAGGACCGGCCGGGCTCGACCTGGTCGGCGTGGTTCTGGACCTGGCCGCGCCCGAGGACGCCTGGGACACCCTCGCCGCCCTCGATGCCGGTCGTGGCGTCAGCGGTGACCAGGTGCGGCATGCGACCGAGCTGCGCCGTGCCGCCGACCGGGCTCTGGCAGATGTCTTCGACACGGTGGACGCGATCGTCACGCCGACCACGCTGACCGTGGCCCACCCCTACGACGGGCCGGTCACCAGCGACTTCGTCGGCGACCTCTGCTGGGACTTCAACATCACCGGCCACCCGGCGGTGAGCGTCCCGGCGGGCCTGGCCGAGGGCCTGCCGGTCGGTCTGCAGGTGGTCGCCGGGCACGGACGCGACGACGTGGCGGTGACGGTGGCCCGCCTGCTACGGGTGACGTTGCCGCCGCCACCGGTCAGCGCCTGA
- a CDS encoding amidohydrolase, translated as MPSPRVVIAPIVTMDPVSPRAEALAVDGDRILAVGDVTSVRAACPPGTTEERLDAVIVPGLIDAHLHMQRGGLKALSVPAPGGYWDAASFCAEMLRTFHLDEWPAGSVPQPADRAAGLALIQPLLHALGITGVVDPAVTPAEMRAYQRAHADGALTMRVTAMPHPDPEDSPLTRLAGVGVATGFGDDLLRIGGIKVYFDGEGVKKQALLTTEWTPGSGDLGVQRISDDEFRSLAGFCARNGWSLGVHAVGGGAVAAVLRIFSEIDRVTPIRDLRWQLIHAYLEPSAESMALAARLGVIASLQPSIHWHNAEGLIGHLGERAVPADPIRSWLDAGVRVALGSDGPFFPFDPRRLMWQTRTRMVRGRAAPVAPEQAISGTEALAGYTTGAAFSAFAEDRLGMLRAGMLADWVALSTDPTTCTPEELLTTTVLRTVVGGRTVFTGETP; from the coding sequence ATGCCCTCACCCCGCGTCGTGATCGCCCCGATCGTGACCATGGACCCGGTCTCGCCTCGCGCCGAGGCCCTGGCCGTCGACGGCGACCGCATCCTGGCCGTCGGCGACGTCACGTCGGTCCGTGCCGCCTGTCCGCCCGGCACCACTGAGGAGCGGCTCGACGCTGTCATCGTCCCCGGCCTGATCGACGCCCATCTGCACATGCAGCGCGGCGGCCTGAAGGCACTGTCGGTGCCGGCGCCGGGCGGCTACTGGGACGCCGCGTCCTTCTGCGCGGAGATGCTGCGCACCTTCCACCTGGACGAGTGGCCCGCCGGATCAGTCCCGCAGCCGGCCGACCGGGCCGCCGGGCTGGCGCTGATCCAGCCGCTGCTGCACGCCCTCGGGATCACCGGCGTGGTCGATCCGGCCGTCACGCCTGCCGAGATGCGCGCCTACCAGCGGGCTCACGCCGACGGCGCGCTGACGATGCGGGTCACCGCGATGCCCCACCCGGACCCGGAGGACTCCCCGCTGACCAGGCTGGCCGGTGTCGGCGTCGCCACCGGCTTCGGCGACGACCTGCTGCGGATCGGCGGCATCAAGGTCTACTTCGACGGCGAGGGCGTCAAGAAACAGGCCCTGCTCACCACCGAGTGGACGCCCGGCAGCGGCGACCTGGGTGTGCAACGGATCTCCGACGACGAGTTCCGTTCACTCGCCGGTTTCTGTGCCCGCAACGGCTGGTCGCTCGGGGTGCACGCGGTCGGCGGCGGCGCTGTCGCCGCGGTGCTGCGGATCTTCTCCGAGATCGACCGGGTGACCCCGATCCGTGACCTGCGCTGGCAGCTGATCCACGCCTATCTGGAACCGTCCGCCGAGAGCATGGCCCTGGCCGCCCGCCTCGGCGTCATCGCCTCCCTGCAACCCTCGATCCACTGGCACAACGCTGAGGGCCTGATCGGCCACCTCGGCGAGCGGGCGGTTCCCGCCGACCCGATCCGCTCCTGGCTGGACGCCGGCGTGCGGGTCGCGCTGGGCTCGGACGGCCCGTTCTTCCCCTTCGACCCGCGCCGGCTGATGTGGCAGACCCGCACCCGCATGGTCCGCGGCAGGGCCGCCCCGGTCGCCCCCGAGCAGGCGATCAGCGGCACCGAGGCGCTGGCCGGTTACACCACCGGCGCGGCGTTCTCGGCCTTCGCCGAGGATCGGCTGGGCATGCTGCGCGCCGGGATGCTGGCCGACTGGGTCGCGCTGAGCACCGACCCGACCACGTGCACCCCCGAGGAACTACTCACCACCACCGTCCTGCGCACCGTCGTCGGTGGCCGGACCGTCTTCACTGGAGAGACCCCATGA
- a CDS encoding RidA family protein produces MSTPENRVRDLGLDIPDYADPPYGGRYGTVKPFHRAGELLLLSGITPEDRSGNRLHPGRLGDDVTVEQGREAARMTAVNALGLIRLAVGSLDNVVAIGRNLCFQRTTDDFEDLHLVSAGVSQLFIDVFGPEAGIAGRASIGVAALSRHNCFELWTELQVKP; encoded by the coding sequence ATGAGCACACCGGAAAACCGTGTCCGCGACCTCGGGCTGGACATCCCCGACTACGCCGATCCGCCCTACGGCGGCCGCTACGGCACGGTCAAACCGTTCCATCGGGCCGGTGAACTGCTCCTGCTCTCGGGCATCACGCCCGAGGACCGCTCCGGCAACCGGCTGCACCCTGGCCGTCTCGGCGACGACGTCACCGTCGAGCAGGGCCGCGAGGCGGCCCGGATGACAGCGGTCAACGCCCTGGGCCTGATCCGCCTGGCCGTCGGCAGCCTGGACAACGTCGTGGCGATCGGCCGCAACCTGTGTTTCCAGCGCACCACTGACGACTTCGAGGACCTGCACCTGGTCTCGGCCGGCGTCTCCCAGCTGTTCATCGACGTCTTCGGCCCCGAGGCGGGCATCGCCGGCCGAGCCTCGATCGGCGTGGCCGCCCTGTCCCGCCACAACTGCTTCGAACTATGGACCGAACTGCAGGTCAAACCCTGA
- a CDS encoding McrC family protein, which yields MVFPALTAGAARALHGTGAVQVSGALGGNDTVLQARSTVGAVRAGTGDDAVELHVRPKVGVSRLVWLLGHARNQSGWREDDVQVGTDIGVVAAMATMFMARCRRALAAGILHGYQEREEALPGLRGRLREADQMRARPGIPLPLEVRYDDYTIDVPENRVLRTAATQLLAVDGVAPAVRMALTRMTRDLADAALLTPGLRLPVITETRLNRRYWPALHLAQMILQRTSVEDRSGTSSANGFLFDMNRVYEDWLSQALISALEAIGGQGRRQQPLALDHGSRVTMQTDITWWSGAACVAVVDAKYKRLPPAGPRPEDLYQVLAYCTALGLRAGHLVYAAGTPAPAIVVRNAGVRLYSHVVSLADSPEHILDTIDAIAAKIAATVDGAEGQR from the coding sequence ATGGTGTTTCCAGCCCTGACTGCCGGAGCTGCCCGCGCGCTGCACGGTACCGGCGCAGTCCAGGTCAGCGGTGCCCTCGGCGGCAATGACACGGTTCTGCAGGCCCGCAGCACCGTCGGTGCGGTTCGCGCCGGGACGGGTGACGATGCCGTCGAGCTGCACGTTCGGCCCAAGGTCGGGGTATCTCGCCTCGTGTGGCTGCTGGGCCACGCGAGGAATCAGTCCGGATGGCGTGAAGACGACGTCCAGGTCGGGACGGACATCGGGGTCGTCGCCGCGATGGCGACGATGTTCATGGCCCGATGCCGGCGGGCGCTGGCGGCCGGGATCCTGCACGGCTACCAGGAACGTGAAGAGGCCCTGCCCGGGCTGCGAGGCCGACTGCGCGAAGCGGATCAGATGCGTGCCCGGCCCGGCATCCCGTTGCCGCTGGAAGTCCGCTACGACGACTACACCATCGATGTACCCGAAAACCGTGTGCTCCGGACCGCCGCGACGCAGCTGCTAGCGGTCGACGGCGTTGCCCCTGCCGTACGGATGGCTCTGACCAGGATGACCCGGGATCTCGCCGACGCGGCGCTGCTCACTCCTGGGTTACGGCTACCGGTGATCACCGAGACCCGGCTCAATCGCCGGTACTGGCCGGCGCTGCACCTCGCCCAGATGATCCTGCAACGCACGAGCGTCGAGGACAGATCCGGGACGAGCAGCGCCAACGGGTTCCTGTTCGACATGAACCGTGTCTACGAGGACTGGCTGTCCCAAGCGTTGATCTCCGCGTTGGAGGCAATCGGCGGTCAAGGACGGCGGCAGCAGCCACTCGCACTCGACCACGGCAGCAGGGTCACCATGCAGACCGACATCACCTGGTGGTCCGGGGCTGCCTGTGTGGCTGTCGTGGATGCGAAGTACAAGCGGCTCCCGCCAGCCGGGCCTCGACCGGAGGACCTGTACCAAGTCCTCGCCTACTGCACGGCGCTCGGCCTTCGTGCGGGGCACCTCGTTTATGCCGCAGGGACACCGGCACCCGCGATCGTCGTCCGGAATGCAGGCGTCCGTCTTTACTCCCACGTCGTCTCGCTCGCCGATTCGCCGGAGCACATCCTTGACACCATCGATGCGATCGCCGCGAAGATCGCTGCAACCGTGGACGGCGCAGAAGGTCAGCGCTAG
- a CDS encoding McrB family protein: protein MRDSPEQVYALADEIRQRCLGQLDSLLSPGTHVWAAAAADELIVHFVNAPDLGSKTFLEKLQTQLADVSPQAIRLMAELAVIYELTPVNVGVPAKRRMVEGILAFAGTTGPLPDRVLEAFTGGVANPGTWYMTRPDVQLTFLIRCVVALTALTDDERTAVTSDPWMFRDLLGSVPLNSGYNQRAALLHLMFPDTFESIVASLDKGRILDFYAERLAARSGDDDRDMLLLRDALADGQGEPIHFYRPPWDGWRTTKTTTRGWLVRGAKVHGVDLIPQWLDDGYCSVAFPDVPSIPAGTSHAKIAEVVAAALPDVSTQERRSKTGTLDRFLNRIKVGHVVVTVHGADVFAGRIAGAAEWGESSDALSNRRRPVTWLNAGRPIARADLSAGAQGKLSGQNVVSDLGLYADEILALATVEEAAGAGQVEEPTSALTAPVALELPDPTKAFADGLFLPLDWLREVIDLLREKGQVVLYGPPGTGKTFIAQALATFLTETAGGEQRLVQFHPSYAYEDFFEGFRPRPGETQGSLVFDLVPGPLRRMAALADADPTRPYVLVIDELNRANLAKVFGELYFLLEYRNRAVGLQYSPDEDFSLPRNLLVIGTMNTADRSIALVDQAMRRRFDFVPLFPGQAPLKAMLRDWLAANAIPATAADLLDALNSMLGDPESAVGPSYFMSERSRTSAGLQRIWRTAIIPLLEERFAGNGVDVHATYALASLLSQLKGGTGGSTPASSASVGPVLEEGKALSSSDARIPAADQI from the coding sequence ATGCGCGACAGCCCTGAACAGGTTTATGCCCTGGCCGACGAGATTCGGCAGCGTTGCCTTGGCCAGCTGGACAGCTTGCTGAGCCCCGGCACTCATGTCTGGGCGGCTGCCGCTGCCGATGAACTCATTGTGCATTTCGTGAACGCCCCCGATCTCGGCTCCAAGACGTTCCTCGAAAAGCTGCAGACCCAGCTGGCGGACGTGAGCCCGCAGGCGATCCGGCTCATGGCTGAGCTTGCTGTCATCTATGAGCTGACGCCCGTGAACGTGGGTGTGCCCGCCAAACGGCGGATGGTGGAAGGCATCCTTGCCTTCGCAGGTACGACCGGTCCGTTGCCCGACCGCGTCCTGGAGGCATTCACCGGTGGTGTCGCCAATCCAGGCACCTGGTACATGACCAGGCCCGATGTGCAACTGACGTTCCTCATTCGATGTGTTGTCGCGCTCACCGCTTTGACTGATGACGAGCGCACCGCGGTGACCTCGGATCCATGGATGTTCCGGGATCTGCTGGGCTCGGTGCCGTTGAACAGCGGCTACAACCAACGCGCGGCGCTGCTGCATCTGATGTTCCCGGATACGTTCGAGTCCATCGTGGCGAGCCTGGACAAAGGACGCATCCTGGACTTCTACGCGGAGCGTCTGGCAGCGCGGTCGGGTGACGACGACCGGGACATGCTCTTACTGCGCGACGCGCTCGCCGACGGACAGGGCGAACCCATACATTTCTACCGGCCGCCGTGGGACGGCTGGCGAACGACGAAGACGACGACCCGGGGGTGGCTCGTCCGGGGTGCCAAGGTGCACGGTGTAGACCTGATCCCCCAGTGGCTCGACGACGGGTACTGCTCCGTCGCGTTCCCGGACGTCCCCTCGATCCCGGCCGGCACGTCGCACGCGAAGATCGCCGAGGTCGTGGCAGCGGCTCTGCCTGATGTGAGCACGCAGGAGCGGCGCTCCAAGACCGGCACCCTGGATCGGTTCCTGAACCGGATCAAGGTTGGTCATGTCGTGGTGACGGTCCACGGCGCTGACGTCTTCGCGGGGCGCATCGCCGGGGCGGCTGAATGGGGCGAGTCCTCGGATGCGTTGTCAAACCGGCGACGCCCGGTCACGTGGCTCAATGCCGGCCGGCCGATCGCTCGCGCTGATCTCTCCGCCGGAGCCCAGGGCAAGCTGAGCGGCCAGAATGTCGTCAGCGATCTGGGGCTGTACGCGGATGAGATCCTCGCGCTCGCCACTGTGGAAGAAGCCGCCGGCGCCGGTCAGGTCGAGGAGCCGACGTCGGCGTTGACCGCTCCGGTCGCGCTGGAACTTCCGGACCCGACGAAGGCGTTCGCCGACGGGCTCTTCCTGCCGCTGGACTGGCTTCGTGAGGTCATCGATCTGCTCCGTGAGAAGGGACAGGTCGTCCTCTACGGGCCGCCAGGGACGGGCAAGACGTTCATCGCGCAGGCCCTCGCCACGTTCCTGACCGAGACCGCGGGCGGCGAGCAGCGTCTCGTTCAGTTCCATCCGTCGTACGCGTACGAAGACTTCTTCGAGGGGTTCCGGCCGCGACCTGGTGAGACCCAGGGTTCCCTCGTGTTCGACCTCGTGCCCGGTCCACTGCGGCGTATGGCGGCTCTCGCGGACGCGGACCCGACCCGCCCGTACGTCCTGGTGATCGACGAGCTGAATCGTGCGAATCTTGCGAAGGTGTTCGGGGAGTTGTACTTCCTCCTCGAGTACCGCAACCGGGCGGTCGGTCTGCAGTACTCACCCGACGAGGACTTCTCCCTGCCGAGAAACCTTCTGGTCATTGGAACGATGAACACGGCCGACCGGTCGATTGCGCTGGTCGATCAGGCGATGCGCCGCCGGTTCGACTTCGTTCCCCTGTTTCCGGGCCAGGCCCCGCTGAAGGCGATGCTGCGTGACTGGCTCGCCGCCAATGCCATCCCGGCGACCGCTGCTGACCTGCTCGACGCGCTGAACAGCATGCTGGGCGATCCGGAGAGCGCTGTCGGACCGTCGTACTTCATGAGCGAGCGATCCCGCACCTCCGCCGGTCTTCAACGGATCTGGCGGACCGCGATCATCCCGCTGTTGGAAGAACGATTCGCCGGGAACGGTGTCGACGTTCACGCCACATACGCCCTCGCGTCCCTGCTCAGCCAGCTCAAAGGGGGAACCGGCGGTAGCACCCCGGCATCGTCGGCATCTGTCGGCCCTGTGCTGGAGGAGGGCAAAGCCCTTTCCAGCAGCGATGCCCGAATACCGGCTGCGGATCAAATATGA
- a CDS encoding CPBP family intramembrane glutamic endopeptidase yields the protein MTFWNRPAIWKPFLLIAGYLAFYVAVGQLIGLLFGDRIDTGNLLADPSSIFLALVLPIAIGAAALLVFTWRAGWLREVFGPQPIHGRAWMWIGPALVALAIAGHVGATDWGNWTGTEIALIAVLGLCIGVVEELATRGLAVKMLRDADHGERFVAVVSSLVFALMHSINLLSGMKLATVASTVGYTFCFGVCMYLVMRVTGTLWAAIVLHGLTDPTTFLSTGGIDQAVDTAGARGWSALTGIATIGLMLFAVVAVFLIRNQPPAAAQATRHQPPAGKHEAYD from the coding sequence GTGACTTTCTGGAACCGGCCGGCGATCTGGAAGCCGTTCCTGCTGATCGCCGGTTACCTGGCCTTCTACGTCGCCGTCGGGCAACTGATCGGCCTGCTCTTCGGCGACCGGATCGACACCGGCAACCTGCTGGCCGATCCCAGCAGCATCTTCCTCGCGCTGGTGCTGCCGATCGCGATCGGAGCGGCCGCCCTGCTCGTGTTCACCTGGCGGGCCGGCTGGCTCCGGGAGGTCTTCGGGCCACAGCCGATCCACGGCCGCGCCTGGATGTGGATCGGACCGGCCCTGGTCGCACTGGCGATCGCCGGGCACGTCGGCGCCACCGACTGGGGAAACTGGACCGGGACGGAGATCGCGCTGATCGCGGTGCTGGGCTTGTGCATCGGCGTCGTGGAAGAACTGGCCACCCGCGGCCTGGCGGTCAAGATGCTGCGCGACGCCGACCACGGCGAACGTTTCGTCGCCGTCGTGTCATCGCTGGTGTTCGCCCTGATGCATTCGATCAACCTGCTCTCCGGCATGAAACTCGCAACCGTGGCGTCCACCGTCGGCTACACCTTCTGCTTCGGTGTCTGCATGTACCTGGTGATGCGGGTGACCGGCACCCTCTGGGCGGCCATCGTCCTGCACGGCCTCACCGACCCGACCACGTTCCTGTCCACCGGCGGCATCGACCAGGCCGTCGACACCGCCGGAGCCCGCGGCTGGTCGGCGCTGACCGGCATCGCCACGATCGGTCTCATGCTGTTCGCCGTCGTAGCGGTCTTCCTCATCCGCAACCAGCCGCCCGCCGCAGCACAGGCCACCCGGCACCAACCACCGGCCGGCAAACACGAGGCTTACGACTGA